One region of Limnothrix sp. FACHB-406 genomic DNA includes:
- a CDS encoding alkaline phosphatase PhoX codes for MIHDNGISNRSNNRPFEDILRARLSRRNLLARSAMLGASGFLAALAGDKLLAQGAAAATGANPEAGLAGGELLAQARKLVDFPIVPAAAGSGPVPAISSAYEYDILIPWGSPLQGPGQGPNYNGDPNRRPSSAEQAQQIGIGHDGMWYFPLDQGNDNGMLAINHEYGTNSHVIGKNLPTSLEDVRVSQHAHGVSVVEIRRVRGAKWQAVPSPRSRRIHVNTPVTFSGPAANSPLLRTAAGNPPLGTLNNCANGKTPWGTYLTCEENFNGYFGDSTYNAQTKTGTWKTTNAQKRYGFAAAGAGYGWELFDKRFDLASAEHANEENRFGWVVEIDPMNPNQTPVKRTALGRIKHEGAEVVEGRGGRIVVYMGDDERFDYIYKFVSADNWRSMRARGVSPLDEGKLYVAKFNDNGTGSWLELNISNPALRGKFSDQAEVLTYARLAADALGATPMDRPEWITAAANGRVYCTLTNNTQRKDTQVNAANPLGPNPDGHIISWRDSDDYTGTSFTWDIFILAKDTHGNGDERTFSSPDGLWADPDGRLFIETDGAQKKGLNDQLLVANLETGDIRRLLTGVTDCEVTGITVTPDRRTMFVNLQHPGDGNPAKTNFPAPQGSGRIPRDCTLVIRKKDGGIIGS; via the coding sequence GTGATTCACGACAACGGCATCAGCAATCGATCGAACAACCGCCCCTTTGAAGACATTTTGCGCGCCCGCTTGTCCCGCCGAAACCTCTTGGCCCGCAGCGCCATGTTGGGAGCCAGCGGCTTTTTAGCGGCCCTGGCTGGCGACAAACTGCTGGCCCAAGGAGCCGCAGCGGCCACGGGAGCTAACCCCGAAGCCGGTCTGGCCGGTGGGGAATTGTTGGCCCAAGCGCGGAAATTGGTGGACTTCCCGATCGTCCCTGCTGCGGCAGGCTCGGGCCCGGTGCCGGCCATCTCCTCCGCCTATGAGTACGACATTCTGATTCCTTGGGGCAGTCCCTTGCAGGGCCCCGGCCAAGGCCCCAACTACAATGGGGATCCCAACCGTCGCCCCAGCTCGGCCGAACAGGCCCAGCAAATCGGTATTGGCCACGATGGGATGTGGTATTTCCCGTTGGATCAAGGCAATGACAATGGGATGTTGGCCATTAACCACGAGTACGGAACCAACAGCCACGTCATTGGCAAAAACTTGCCCACCAGCCTGGAAGATGTGCGGGTTTCACAGCACGCCCATGGGGTTTCGGTGGTGGAAATTCGGCGGGTACGGGGAGCCAAGTGGCAAGCAGTGCCCAGCCCCCGATCGCGCCGGATCCATGTGAACACCCCCGTCACCTTCAGCGGCCCCGCTGCCAACAGCCCCCTGCTGCGCACCGCTGCCGGTAACCCGCCCTTGGGAACCCTGAACAACTGCGCCAACGGTAAAACCCCTTGGGGCACTTACCTGACCTGCGAAGAAAACTTCAACGGCTACTTTGGCGACAGCACCTACAACGCCCAAACCAAAACGGGCACTTGGAAAACGACCAACGCCCAAAAGCGTTACGGCTTTGCGGCGGCTGGTGCTGGTTATGGCTGGGAACTGTTTGATAAGCGTTTTGACCTGGCCAGCGCTGAACATGCCAATGAAGAAAACCGCTTCGGTTGGGTAGTGGAAATTGACCCCATGAACCCCAACCAAACCCCCGTCAAGCGCACCGCCTTGGGTCGGATTAAGCATGAAGGGGCTGAAGTGGTGGAAGGTCGCGGCGGCCGGATTGTGGTCTACATGGGCGACGACGAGCGCTTTGACTACATCTACAAGTTCGTTTCGGCGGACAACTGGCGATCGATGCGGGCCCGTGGGGTCAGCCCCTTGGACGAAGGCAAGCTCTATGTGGCCAAGTTCAATGACAACGGCACGGGCAGTTGGCTGGAGCTAAACATCAGCAACCCGGCCCTGCGCGGCAAATTCAGCGATCAGGCGGAAGTGTTGACCTATGCCCGGTTGGCGGCGGATGCCCTGGGAGCAACGCCGATGGATCGCCCCGAGTGGATTACGGCTGCGGCGAATGGGCGGGTTTATTGCACCCTGACCAACAACACCCAGCGCAAAGACACGCAGGTGAATGCGGCGAATCCCTTGGGCCCCAACCCCGATGGCCACATCATCAGTTGGCGCGACAGCGATGATTACACGGGCACTAGCTTCACTTGGGATATTTTCATCCTGGCGAAGGATACCCACGGCAACGGCGATGAGCGCACGTTCAGCAGTCCCGATGGTCTGTGGGCGGATCCCGATGGCCGTCTGTTCATTGAAACCGATGGTGCTCAGAAGAAGGGCCTGAATGATCAGTTGTTGGTGGCCAACCTGGAAACGGGTGATATTCGCCGCCTGTTGACGGGGGTTACGGACTGTGAGGTGACGGGCATTACGGTTACGCCCGATCGCCGCACGATGTTTGTGAATCTGCAACACCCTGGGGATGGGAACCCGGCGAAGACCAATTTCCCAGCGCCCCAAGGTAGCGGTCGGATTCCTCGCGATTGCACGCTGGTGATTCGCAAGAAGGACGGCGGCATCATTGGTTCGTAG